One Deinococcus aestuarii DNA segment encodes these proteins:
- the nth gene encoding endonuclease III, translating into MPPKTLPLPDGARERAPLVLAALEALYPDARTELVFRTPFELLVATVLSAQATDVSVNAATPALFARYPDAHAMSTASPGDLEPYIRAIGLSRAKARNLAALARLLVERHGGEVPNDFGAVVALPGAGRKTANVVLSNAYGYPAIAVDTHVGRLARRLGLSVQTNPDRVEADLGELFPRERWVFLHHALIFHGRRVCVARRPRCAECVMLAFCPQVGVEA; encoded by the coding sequence GTGCCCCCCAAGACCCTGCCCCTCCCCGACGGAGCGCGTGAGCGGGCGCCGCTCGTGCTCGCGGCGCTGGAGGCCCTCTACCCGGACGCCCGCACCGAACTCGTCTTCCGCACCCCCTTCGAGCTGCTCGTCGCCACGGTCCTGAGCGCCCAGGCGACCGACGTGAGCGTGAACGCCGCCACGCCCGCCCTCTTTGCCCGCTACCCCGACGCCCACGCGATGAGCACGGCGAGCCCCGGGGACCTCGAACCGTACATCCGCGCCATCGGGCTGTCCCGGGCCAAGGCGCGCAACCTCGCGGCGCTCGCCCGGCTGCTCGTCGAGCGGCACGGGGGCGAGGTGCCGAACGACTTCGGGGCGGTGGTCGCCCTGCCCGGCGCGGGGCGCAAGACGGCGAACGTGGTCCTGAGCAATGCCTACGGTTACCCCGCCATCGCCGTGGACACCCACGTGGGCCGCCTCGCCCGCCGCCTGGGCCTGAGCGTGCAGACCAATCCCGACCGGGTGGAGGCCGACCTGGGGGAGCTTTTTCCCCGGGAACGCTGGGTCTTCTTGCACCACGCCCTGATCTTCCACGGGCGCCGGGTCTGCGTGGCCCGCCGCCCGCGCTGCGCCGAGTGCGTGATGCTCGCCTTCTGCCCGCAGGTCGGGGTGGAGGCGTGA
- a CDS encoding acyl-CoA thioesterase gives MTSSTPSPRAAEPLAELDWTRAHRTEIQMRYGDIDAMGHLNNAVYVQYLETSRVVLMGDLGVRDTDDHSVIARLELDYRREVRWGQRVEVDNLVERLGRTSWTVVSRLLADGEPCAYARTVQVRVDAAHRPEPLPERVRAVLAPLLVPGSAAT, from the coding sequence ATGACGAGCTCGACCCCCTCCCCGCGCGCCGCCGAACCGCTGGCCGAGCTGGACTGGACACGCGCGCACCGCACCGAAATCCAGATGCGCTACGGCGACATCGACGCGATGGGCCACCTCAACAACGCCGTGTACGTGCAGTACCTCGAAACCTCGCGGGTGGTCCTGATGGGTGACCTCGGCGTGCGGGACACGGACGACCACTCGGTGATCGCCCGGCTGGAACTCGACTACCGCCGCGAGGTGCGGTGGGGCCAGCGGGTGGAGGTGGACAACCTCGTCGAGCGCCTGGGACGCACGAGCTGGACGGTCGTCTCGCGCCTCCTGGCCGACGGCGAGCCCTGTGCCTACGCCCGCACGGTGCAGGTCCGGGTGGACGCCGCCCACCGCCCCGAGCCCCTGCCCGAGCGGGTGCGCGCCGTCCTCGCCCCCCTGCTCGTTCCCGGAAGCGCGGCGACGTGA
- a CDS encoding aminopeptidase, giving the protein MFEEKLRNYARLAVRVGLGVREGQRVLVQAPVETAPLARLIVREAYAAGASLVDVRWDDDDVQLARFSLAPEGTFDQLSRWRVEAEKETAEAGGAVIAIRATNPNLYANVDPARVTTHQRALAAYRKPYSEQVMTNRLNWNLISAPVPEWAALMFPGVSQEEAVGRQWDAIFAATRADQPDPVEAWHSHLADLRRRRETLTGRQYAALHFRGGETDLTVGLAEDHIWGGGAADTPSGITFTANIPTEEVWTAPHRERVDGVVVSTKPLSYNGVLIEGIRIRFEGGRVVEATARQGQETLAQMIDTDEGSHRLGEVALVPHSSPISRSGLFFFNTLYDENAASHIAIGNAYRFNVRGGVDMSVEEFGAKGGNDSLTHVDWMIGSGEIDVDGITKTGEREAVMRGGEFVI; this is encoded by the coding sequence ATGTTCGAGGAGAAGCTGCGCAACTATGCGCGGCTGGCGGTGCGGGTCGGTCTGGGTGTGCGCGAGGGGCAGCGCGTCCTCGTGCAGGCCCCGGTGGAGACGGCGCCGCTCGCCCGCTTGATCGTCCGCGAGGCCTACGCGGCGGGCGCGAGCCTCGTCGACGTGCGCTGGGACGACGACGACGTGCAGCTCGCCCGCTTCTCGCTGGCGCCGGAGGGGACGTTCGACCAGCTCAGCCGCTGGCGGGTGGAGGCCGAGAAGGAGACGGCGGAGGCGGGCGGGGCCGTCATCGCCATCCGCGCGACCAACCCCAACCTCTACGCCAACGTGGACCCGGCGCGGGTGACCACCCACCAGCGGGCCCTCGCCGCCTACCGCAAGCCCTACAGCGAGCAGGTCATGACCAACCGCCTGAACTGGAACCTGATCTCCGCCCCGGTGCCCGAGTGGGCCGCCCTGATGTTCCCCGGCGTCTCCCAGGAGGAGGCCGTCGGGCGGCAGTGGGACGCCATCTTCGCCGCCACCCGCGCCGACCAGCCCGACCCGGTGGAAGCCTGGCACAGCCACCTCGCCGACCTGAGGCGCCGCCGCGAGACCCTGACCGGGCGGCAGTACGCGGCCCTGCACTTCCGGGGAGGGGAGACCGACCTCACCGTGGGGCTGGCCGAGGACCACATCTGGGGCGGCGGCGCGGCGGACACCCCGTCCGGCATCACCTTCACGGCGAACATCCCCACCGAGGAGGTGTGGACCGCCCCCCACCGCGAGCGGGTGGACGGGGTGGTCGTGAGCACCAAGCCGCTCTCGTACAACGGCGTGCTGATCGAGGGCATCCGCATCCGCTTCGAGGGCGGGCGGGTGGTGGAGGCGACCGCCCGGCAGGGCCAGGAGACCCTGGCTCAGATGATCGACACCGACGAGGGCAGCCACCGCCTCGGCGAGGTCGCGCTGGTGCCCCACTCCAGCCCGATCAGCCGCTCGGGCCTCTTCTTCTTCAACACCCTCTACGACGAGAACGCCGCCTCCCACATCGCCATCGGCAACGCCTACCGCTTCAACGTGCGCGGCGGTGTGGACATGAGCGTGGAGGAATTCGGCGCCAAGGGCGGCAACGACTCCCTCACCCATGTGGACTGGATGATCGGCTCGGGCGAGATCGACGTGGACGGGATCACGAAGACGGGGGAGCGCGAGGCGGTGATGCGGGGGGGCGAGTTCGTGATCTAG
- the modA gene encoding molybdate ABC transporter substrate-binding protein — MTRTLLCTALLLTTGGARAAHLTVFAAASLTDALTELGKAFDARTGHKTTFQFAGSQALRTQLENGARADVYASANTAQYTPLVDKGLVAPGQAFVSNKLAVIAPRNNPRVNRLPDLAAPGVKLVIADKTVPVGDYTRRMLAAVDKAGTYGQDFSARALKNVVSEEPNVRQVALKVQLGEADAAVVYVTDVTPALRPSVRVITLPTRFNQSATYPIGVLRGSASPEAAQAFVQYVRSPEGQQTLKKWGFQAPR; from the coding sequence ATGACCCGGACCCTGCTGTGCACCGCCCTGCTCCTGACGACCGGCGGCGCCAGGGCCGCTCACCTCACGGTGTTCGCCGCCGCTTCCCTGACCGACGCCCTGACCGAGTTGGGCAAGGCGTTCGACGCGCGGACGGGCCACAAGACCACCTTCCAGTTCGCCGGGTCGCAGGCCCTGCGGACCCAGTTGGAAAACGGGGCCAGAGCGGACGTGTACGCCAGCGCCAACACCGCCCAGTACACGCCGCTGGTGGACAAGGGGTTGGTCGCCCCCGGCCAGGCGTTCGTCAGCAACAAGCTCGCCGTCATCGCCCCCAGGAACAACCCCCGGGTGAACCGGCTGCCCGACCTCGCCGCCCCGGGGGTGAAGCTGGTGATCGCGGACAAGACCGTGCCGGTCGGCGACTACACCCGGCGGATGCTCGCGGCCGTCGACAAGGCCGGGACCTACGGCCAGGACTTCTCGGCCCGCGCCCTGAAGAACGTGGTCAGCGAGGAGCCCAACGTCCGGCAGGTGGCCCTCAAGGTGCAGCTCGGGGAGGCCGACGCCGCCGTGGTGTACGTGACGGACGTGACCCCGGCCCTGCGCCCTTCGGTGCGGGTCATCACGCTGCCCACCCGCTTCAACCAGAGCGCCACGTACCCCATCGGCGTGCTGAGGGGCAGTGCCAGCCCGGAGGCGGCGCAGGCGTTCGTGCAGTACGTCCGGTCACCCGAGGGCCAGCAGACGTTGAAGAAGTGGGGCTTCCAGGCGCCCCGCTGA
- a CDS encoding substrate-binding domain-containing protein has translation MTAAPGTLRSHVKALRERAHLGPSELARRVGISRQALHKIETGVSPPSTLIAFHLARALHCRVDELFTLVPPAVTATLCGTVNGDTRVQLAQVAERVLAFPLTGTPGFRQTADGVAHPPGGGRMAAGEVPVELLGPPERLPRTAVLVGCDPSLELLSTHVAGHTPEVRVLWSPVSSLAALEALGRGEAHAAAIHLWDAHTSVSNLPFVARLFPGRVMHLLTLWSWEQGLMLPPGNPKGVTGVSDLPGLQLVNREAGAGSRLLLDAWLGDLGLTLRQRRALPGYGDEVHSPLEAAGRVAAGQADVAPGPRSAAQALGLHFVPVQVERLDLVVPDEHLFHPGLTALIEVAQTSAFRADLALLGGYDPSHAGERWQTTGPSSPPLQEVAP, from the coding sequence GTGACCGCCGCCCCAGGCACCCTCCGTTCCCATGTCAAGGCGCTGCGCGAGCGGGCGCACCTGGGGCCCAGCGAACTGGCCCGGCGGGTGGGCATCTCCCGCCAGGCCCTGCACAAGATCGAGACCGGCGTCTCCCCCCCCAGCACCCTGATCGCCTTTCACCTCGCGCGGGCCCTGCACTGCCGCGTGGACGAACTGTTCACCCTCGTCCCGCCCGCCGTCACGGCCACGCTCTGCGGAACCGTGAACGGCGACACCCGGGTGCAGTTGGCCCAGGTCGCCGAGCGTGTGCTGGCCTTTCCGCTCACCGGCACCCCGGGCTTCCGGCAGACCGCCGACGGGGTGGCTCATCCGCCGGGGGGTGGGCGGATGGCGGCCGGTGAGGTCCCCGTCGAGCTGCTGGGGCCACCCGAGCGCCTGCCGCGCACCGCCGTGCTGGTGGGCTGCGACCCGTCGCTGGAACTGCTCTCGACCCACGTGGCCGGGCACACGCCGGAGGTCCGGGTGCTGTGGTCCCCGGTTTCCAGTCTGGCCGCGCTGGAGGCGCTGGGTCGGGGCGAGGCCCACGCCGCTGCCATCCACCTCTGGGACGCGCACACCAGCGTGTCCAACCTGCCCTTCGTGGCGCGGCTGTTTCCGGGCCGGGTCATGCACCTGCTGACCCTCTGGTCCTGGGAGCAGGGCTTGATGCTGCCGCCCGGGAACCCCAAGGGCGTCACTGGGGTGTCCGACCTCCCCGGCTTGCAGTTGGTGAACCGGGAAGCCGGGGCGGGGAGCCGCCTGCTGCTCGACGCCTGGCTGGGAGACCTGGGCCTCACCCTTCGGCAGCGCCGCGCCCTGCCCGGGTACGGGGACGAGGTGCACAGCCCCCTGGAGGCGGCGGGCCGGGTGGCCGCCGGGCAGGCGGACGTGGCGCCCGGACCACGCTCCGCCGCTCAGGCCCTGGGGCTGCACTTCGTCCCGGTCCAGGTCGAGCGCCTGGACCTCGTGGTGCCCGACGAGCACCTCTTTCATCCCGGCCTCACCGCGCTCATTGAGGTGGCCCAGACTTCCGCCTTCCGCGCCGACCTGGCCCTGCTGGGCGGCTACGACCCCAGTCACGCGGGCGAACGCTGGCAGACCACCGGCCCCTCGTCCCCCCCCCTTCAGGAGGTTGCCCCATGA
- a CDS encoding cell division protein FtsB — translation MTAPDPPPSHPAHGLRARWRQVRRLPFTLMLASLLAGLGIVQLTFQLGNLGYRSVTWVRETRETQERVASLERDVRVLEEAAAAAQSPAYLEQLARCQGFVGAEEDVIVAVGAPETPGENCAVRRVP, via the coding sequence ATGACCGCCCCCGACCCGCCGCCCTCCCACCCGGCCCACGGGCTGCGGGCGCGCTGGCGTCAGGTCCGGCGCCTGCCCTTCACCCTGATGCTCGCCTCGTTGCTCGCGGGGCTGGGGATCGTGCAGCTCACCTTCCAGCTCGGCAACCTGGGCTACCGCAGCGTGACCTGGGTGCGCGAGACCCGGGAGACCCAGGAGCGCGTCGCCTCGCTGGAACGCGACGTGCGCGTGCTGGAGGAGGCCGCGGCCGCCGCTCAGAGCCCCGCGTACCTCGAACAGCTCGCGCGCTGCCAGGGCTTCGTGGGCGCCGAGGAGGACGTGATCGTCGCGGTGGGGGCCCCCGAGACGCCCGGCGAGAACTGCGCGGTGCGGCGAGTGCCCTGA
- a CDS encoding MFS transporter — MNWRFSGQLWLYLASAFTFGLSQAFAALFLNFYLRALGLGAEWQGLVNALPALTLAGLSLPAVALARRISNAHTLKLGSVLSLIGAVILALAGGPGAALAGALVQGAGAALLSVSGSPFMANHSGEANRVTLFSVQSALMTGAGFVGNLLGGQVPGAYAAATGTAPDGLEALRAALLVSAAFQLAGLIPVLLLRPSGKPRPAGRSLAIRDKLTMIRLVAPNVLVGLGAGATIPFLNVFIEGKFDVDYAGLGTLFAWTSLATAATALLQPLLVRRLGQLTAVLIVQAASLPFLAVLGFAPQLWMVSAALFTRGALMNAAGPVYSAYAMSALPEEDRPMYSGVNLIAWDAGWAVSSLMSGVVRGALPFSVAFNVLFAWTLLMYAGSVVLIYLGLYRPARRSGHPAARASVGPTS, encoded by the coding sequence GTGAACTGGCGCTTTTCCGGCCAGCTCTGGCTGTACCTGGCCTCGGCCTTCACCTTCGGGCTGTCGCAGGCGTTCGCGGCGCTGTTTCTCAACTTCTACCTGCGGGCGCTGGGCCTCGGCGCCGAGTGGCAGGGGCTCGTCAACGCCCTCCCGGCCTTGACCCTGGCGGGGCTGAGCCTGCCCGCGGTGGCGCTTGCCCGCCGCATCTCCAATGCCCACACCCTCAAGCTCGGCAGCGTCCTGAGCCTGATCGGGGCCGTGATCCTGGCGCTGGCGGGTGGGCCGGGGGCCGCCCTCGCCGGAGCGCTCGTGCAGGGGGCGGGCGCGGCGCTGCTCTCCGTCTCGGGCTCGCCCTTCATGGCGAACCACAGTGGCGAGGCCAACCGGGTGACCCTGTTCAGCGTGCAAAGCGCCCTGATGACCGGCGCGGGGTTCGTGGGCAACCTGCTCGGCGGGCAGGTCCCGGGGGCGTACGCGGCGGCGACCGGCACCGCCCCGGACGGTCTGGAGGCCTTACGGGCGGCGCTGCTGGTGTCGGCGGCCTTTCAGCTCGCGGGCCTGATCCCGGTGCTCCTGCTGCGACCCAGCGGCAAACCGCGCCCCGCGGGCCGCTCCCTCGCCATCCGCGACAAGCTCACGATGATCCGGCTGGTCGCGCCCAACGTCCTCGTCGGGCTGGGGGCTGGGGCGACCATTCCCTTCCTCAACGTGTTCATCGAGGGCAAGTTCGACGTGGATTACGCCGGGCTGGGTACCCTCTTCGCCTGGACGAGCCTCGCCACGGCGGCGACCGCCCTGCTCCAGCCCCTGCTCGTGCGGCGGCTGGGACAACTGACCGCCGTCTTGATCGTGCAGGCGGCCAGCCTCCCCTTCCTGGCGGTGCTCGGCTTCGCTCCTCAGCTCTGGATGGTGAGCGCGGCCCTTTTCACCCGCGGCGCCCTGATGAACGCGGCGGGCCCGGTCTACTCCGCCTACGCGATGTCCGCCCTGCCGGAGGAGGACCGCCCGATGTACTCCGGGGTCAACCTGATCGCCTGGGACGCGGGCTGGGCCGTGAGCAGCCTGATGTCCGGGGTGGTGCGCGGGGCGCTGCCCTTTTCCGTGGCCTTCAACGTGCTCTTCGCCTGGACCCTGCTGATGTACGCGGGGAGCGTGGTCTTGATCTACCTGGGGCTATACCGCCCGGCGCGCCGCAGCGGCCACCCGGCGGCGCGGGCGAGCGTGGGCCCGACCTCCTGA
- a CDS encoding TOBE domain-containing protein, with protein sequence MRISARNTLKGQVTSLKLGDVEAEVTLQIEGGAEITATITRASAERLGLAEGREAYAVVKASDVMVAVDDPGR encoded by the coding sequence ATGAGAATCAGCGCCCGCAACACCCTGAAAGGTCAGGTCACGTCCCTCAAGCTCGGGGACGTGGAAGCCGAAGTGACCCTCCAGATCGAGGGGGGAGCCGAGATCACGGCGACCATCACCCGCGCCTCCGCCGAACGGCTGGGGCTCGCGGAGGGCCGCGAAGCCTACGCCGTCGTCAAGGCCAGCGACGTGATGGTCGCCGTGGACGACCCGGGCCGGTGA
- the cutA gene encoding divalent-cation tolerance protein CutA, producing MSLVVLVTVPPERAGEIARTLVAERLAGCVNVLAGLHSVYRWEGEIAEDPESLLLIKTTGERYPELEARVRAMHPYEVPEIIALPFDRALPEFQSWLLASTTLRGG from the coding sequence ATGTCACTCGTTGTGCTGGTCACCGTTCCTCCCGAACGCGCCGGGGAGATCGCGCGCACGCTCGTCGCCGAACGGCTGGCGGGGTGCGTGAACGTCCTGGCGGGGCTCCACAGCGTCTACCGCTGGGAGGGCGAGATCGCCGAGGACCCCGAATCCCTCCTCCTGATCAAGACCACCGGCGAGCGCTACCCCGAACTCGAAGCGCGCGTGCGGGCCATGCACCCCTACGAGGTCCCCGAGATCATCGCCCTGCCCTTCGACCGCGCCCTCCCCGAGTTCCAGAGCTGGCTTCTCGCCAGCACCACCCTGCGCGGCGGCTGA
- a CDS encoding ROK family protein has translation MNQASIGVDVGGTKIATGVLRAGELHDRHVQPTPETGWEAVLDAVAAQVRELQARHPDATLVGVGVPGPLSSDRTRVKFAPNIYGFIDVPLVDGLRDRLAQRVVLENDAKAAALAEAYLGAARGTESSVYVTVSTGIGSGIVLNGKIWRGRHGIAGEIGHITVMPGGPVSGAGLDGALEAVASGTAIARDASYALNRDVTTAEAFTLAAQGHPAARRVVNQALKAIGVALADLQKILDPEVFVIGGGVASVGDPFFQGVQAAADEYAASFAPVTIRRAQLGPDAGVIGAALAAGQG, from the coding sequence GTGAATCAAGCGAGCATCGGCGTGGACGTCGGCGGCACCAAGATCGCCACGGGCGTCCTGAGGGCCGGAGAACTCCACGACCGCCACGTCCAGCCCACCCCCGAGACCGGCTGGGAGGCGGTCCTCGACGCCGTTGCCGCCCAGGTGCGCGAGCTTCAGGCGCGGCACCCGGACGCCACCCTCGTCGGCGTGGGCGTGCCCGGTCCCCTCAGCAGCGACCGCACCCGGGTCAAGTTCGCCCCCAACATCTACGGCTTCATCGACGTGCCCCTGGTGGACGGGTTGCGCGACCGCCTCGCCCAGCGGGTCGTATTGGAAAACGACGCCAAGGCCGCCGCCCTCGCCGAGGCGTACCTGGGCGCGGCGAGGGGCACCGAGAGCAGCGTGTACGTGACGGTGAGCACCGGCATCGGCTCGGGCATTGTGCTGAACGGCAAAATCTGGCGGGGAAGGCACGGCATCGCCGGGGAGATCGGGCACATCACCGTCATGCCGGGCGGTCCGGTGAGCGGCGCGGGCCTCGACGGGGCGCTGGAGGCCGTCGCCAGCGGCACCGCCATCGCCCGCGACGCGAGCTACGCCCTGAACCGCGACGTGACGACCGCCGAGGCCTTCACTCTGGCCGCCCAGGGCCACCCCGCCGCCCGCCGGGTGGTGAACCAGGCGCTCAAGGCCATCGGCGTGGCCCTCGCCGACCTGCAAAAGATCCTCGACCCGGAGGTCTTCGTGATCGGCGGCGGCGTCGCCAGCGTCGGCGACCCCTTCTTCCAGGGGGTCCAGGCCGCCGCCGACGAGTACGCCGCGTCCTTCGCCCCCGTCACCATCCGCCGCGCCCAGCTCGGCCCCGACGCCGGGGTGATCGGGGCGGCGCTGGCGGCGGGGCAGGGGTAG
- a CDS encoding diguanylate cyclase domain-containing protein, whose protein sequence is MTVHWEEAPRDQAPSPGLSRARVDPRPPAQAPLEVLALLQGSDPTLILGRREGVAPSGSAWPGAAWEVAFANHAFARLLGQGPEALCGVTLEALFAGAGESLRAAFPNAADLAARGEPFRVDLPLRSEDIRWMEAQVTPLRLGEGGPVSHWLAVLRDVTAQRQALALATGHTRALHLAAQGAPLSEILGALIATLDERLPGSAACAALCEGDDLVLIGPPRLPPLDHEVRRPAREVRATSCGGAVFAGKPVLALTPEGFPGALREGLVGAGYRRAYSVPIREAGGPVLGAMTLYGRRATPPHPTEAGLLAQFADLAALLIARRQALRRLEYLAFHDGLTGLPNRARFMAVLGEACAGLTDPARVPRQAGGGAFAVGVLDLDGFKLVNDAYGHAAGDGLLVTLARRLTAALPPGVLVARMGGDEFALLVPGASPRRLGAVKRRVRAVLTAPFPLGATLGTATVRLGGSLGWSLAPGEARTPDALLRAADGAMYGVKRVTRSARGVLQKKAPPGWEATLAGPEALEPSPHGLGRRGGPSSRF, encoded by the coding sequence ATGACCGTGCACTGGGAGGAGGCGCCGCGGGATCAGGCCCCGTCGCCGGGCCTGTCCCGCGCCCGGGTGGACCCCCGGCCTCCGGCCCAGGCGCCGCTGGAAGTGCTCGCCCTGCTTCAGGGCAGCGACCCGACCCTGATCCTGGGCCGCCGGGAGGGGGTGGCCCCCTCCGGGTCGGCCTGGCCGGGCGCGGCCTGGGAGGTGGCCTTTGCCAACCACGCCTTCGCGCGGCTGCTGGGGCAGGGCCCGGAGGCCCTGTGCGGCGTCACGCTGGAGGCCCTGTTCGCGGGGGCCGGGGAGAGCCTGCGGGCGGCGTTTCCGAACGCGGCGGACCTCGCCGCCCGGGGCGAGCCCTTCCGGGTGGACCTGCCCCTGCGCTCGGAGGACATCCGCTGGATGGAGGCCCAGGTCACGCCCCTGCGGCTGGGGGAGGGCGGCCCGGTCTCCCACTGGCTGGCCGTCCTGCGCGACGTGACGGCCCAGCGCCAGGCCCTCGCCCTCGCCACCGGGCACACCCGCGCCCTGCACCTCGCCGCGCAGGGCGCGCCCCTCTCCGAGATCCTGGGTGCCCTGATCGCCACCCTCGACGAGCGCCTGCCCGGCAGCGCCGCGTGCGCCGCCCTGTGCGAGGGAGACGACCTCGTGCTGATCGGCCCGCCGCGCCTGCCCCCCCTGGACCACGAGGTCCGGCGGCCCGCGCGCGAGGTGCGCGCCACCTCCTGCGGGGGGGCCGTGTTCGCGGGAAAACCCGTGCTCGCCCTCACGCCGGAGGGTTTCCCGGGGGCGCTGCGCGAAGGCCTGGTCGGGGCGGGCTACCGCCGGGCCTACAGCGTCCCTATCCGTGAGGCGGGCGGGCCGGTGCTCGGGGCCATGACGCTCTACGGACGCCGGGCCACCCCGCCCCACCCCACCGAAGCGGGGCTCCTCGCGCAGTTCGCGGACCTCGCCGCCCTCCTGATCGCCCGGCGCCAGGCGCTGCGCCGCCTGGAGTACCTCGCCTTCCACGACGGGCTGACCGGCCTGCCCAACCGGGCGCGCTTCATGGCCGTGCTGGGGGAGGCCTGCGCGGGGCTCACCGACCCGGCCCGGGTCCCCCGGCAGGCGGGCGGCGGGGCCTTTGCGGTGGGCGTGCTCGACCTCGACGGCTTCAAGCTCGTGAACGACGCGTACGGGCACGCCGCCGGGGACGGGCTGCTCGTCACGCTCGCCCGGCGGCTCACGGCCGCCCTGCCCCCGGGGGTGCTTGTGGCGCGCATGGGCGGCGACGAGTTCGCGCTGCTCGTGCCCGGCGCCTCTCCCCGGCGGCTGGGGGCGGTCAAGCGCCGGGTGCGGGCGGTCCTGACCGCCCCCTTCCCGCTCGGGGCCACGCTCGGGACCGCCACCGTGCGGCTCGGCGGCAGCCTGGGCTGGAGCCTCGCCCCCGGGGAGGCCCGGACGCCCGACGCGCTGCTGCGGGCCGCCGACGGCGCGATGTACGGGGTCAAGCGCGTGACCCGCTCCGCCCGGGGCGTGCTCCAGAAAAAAGCGCCCCCCGGGTGGGAGGCGACCTTGGCGGGCCCGGAAGCCCTCGAACCCTCGCCCCACGGTCTTGGAAGGCGCGGCGGTCCTTCCAGCCGCTTCTGA
- a CDS encoding ABC transporter permease gives MTLFLLLPTLVVLGRGLGADFLPTLLSPVVVDALRVSLWTTATTLGLTVLLVTPVAYLLARFDFPGRAVLDTLLDLPIVLPPVVAGVGLLLTFGRNGLLGPPLELAGVSLAFSPAAVVLAQLFTSAPFYLRTAKAGFMAVDREVEQAARTDGADGLRVFRWITWPLAFPFLLEGLVLTWARALGEFGATILFAGSLQGRTRTITLAIYSALESDLAPALVLSAVMVLVAFGVLLLVRVLAVRRLE, from the coding sequence ATGACGCTCTTTTTGCTCCTGCCGACGCTGGTCGTGCTGGGGCGCGGGCTGGGCGCCGACTTCCTCCCCACCCTGCTGAGCCCGGTGGTGGTGGATGCCCTGCGGGTCAGCCTGTGGACGACCGCGACCACCCTGGGCCTCACCGTGCTCCTCGTCACTCCGGTCGCCTACCTGCTGGCGCGCTTCGACTTCCCCGGCAGGGCGGTGCTGGACACCTTGCTCGACCTTCCCATCGTGCTGCCGCCGGTGGTGGCCGGGGTGGGGTTGCTGCTGACGTTCGGGCGCAACGGGTTGCTGGGGCCGCCCCTCGAACTGGCGGGGGTCAGCCTCGCCTTTTCCCCGGCGGCGGTGGTGCTGGCGCAACTGTTCACCTCGGCGCCCTTTTACCTGCGGACGGCCAAGGCGGGCTTCATGGCGGTGGACCGCGAGGTGGAGCAGGCGGCACGGACGGACGGGGCGGACGGCCTGCGGGTGTTCCGGTGGATCACCTGGCCGCTCGCCTTTCCCTTCCTGCTCGAGGGCCTGGTGCTGACGTGGGCGCGGGCACTGGGCGAGTTCGGCGCGACGATTCTCTTCGCGGGGTCCCTCCAGGGCCGCACGCGCACGATCACGCTCGCCATCTACTCCGCCCTGGAGTCGGACCTGGCCCCGGCGCTGGTGCTCTCGGCAGTGATGGTGCTGGTGGCCTTCGGGGTACTGCTGCTCGTGCGGGTGCTGGCGGTCCGGCGCCTGGAGTGA